The Methanobacterium sp. genome includes the window CTTCGAAGAAACGTTATCAGTTTACAGTAAGGATAATTCTCCACTATTTGAACGTAAAACAGATGTACAAAAAGTAAAAGATTTAATTGAGAAAAAAAGAAGTGTTTAACTGAAATTTGATATAAAGTTTTAATTAAACTGGAAAACTCCAAATGATATCTGAAAACAAAAAATAAGTAGAAGCATGCTTTTGTACATTAACCTATGTTCTATTTTTTCCAGTATTATAGACTTATTCCTCCTATCTGGTAAAACCATTTTTAAAGTGCTATTTTTTACTTATAAGCCACTGGCGAATTAGGTTTTGATTACTGTATTCAATTCGTCCATGGATCATCCATTTCTTCATGTAAAAGAACAAAATCCCCATAATAGCCCTTAGAAATCTTTACCAGGAATTGTGTAGATCGTCATTAATTTCAACTGTATTTTGTCTTTGAATTTGAATTTGAATATACTGAACTTATTTTAAGACATATCTGCAATTGATGTCCTCCCTTTTTAAAAGATGAAAAATTATTTTTCTACGAACTCCAGGTTAAGGTCAAATTAAGGAATAGTATTAATATAGGTTCAGATTTAATTAGACATACACTTCAAGTGTAAAGTAGATCGTGTTTTGTGATCTAAGATGGTGATCTTAGGGATTAGAGTTTAGATTCTTTGTGGATAATGATAGTAAAAATGTTTGTATTTTTGAAGATGAAAACATAGCAGTGGAAATAGCTTAAAAAGGATTAATTTCAATTTGAAGAAAAGCTCAGGGATCTTGATACCCTTTAGGATATAGAAAATGCTTTAGGTGCTGTACCAGAAAGTAATTGAGAAATAAAAATTGTTATTTGAATAATTTGAGTGCCGGGGGCGGGATTCGAACCCGCGGCCTCACGGTATCCCAGGAAAAAGTCAGAGCACTGCTTAAATACCCTATGAGCCGTGCGCTCTAACCAGCTGAGCCACCCCGGCGTGGCTTATCCTACATTAATTTTTATCACTTAAAAAGGTTTCTATGAGAAAGTTAAAATTAAGTCATTTAAAGTATTTAAACATGTTTATTTATTTTTAAATCTTATTTTATAAACATTTTAAAAAAATTATTTCAAAGTTTTAAATTATCTAAACCCTTAATAATCCTATCTTACAACTTTAAAATCTTCTTATTTATAATTTCAGGTTATTCATACTCAACTTCTTCATATTCGATTTCTTTATAATTAGAAATGATTAAAAACGTTCATAATGACTCCAACCTAAAACACGAGGATTTTTACCTCTTAAAAAATAATTTTTCATTAAAATAAAATTTTAAAGTAGCTTTAAGAATGAGTCTCTATCGTGCCCCGATTGCTTTATTATTGCTTTTAATAATCCTATTCCCACAGAGTTATGATTGGGAAAATTACAGTTAGTATCTTACCTTCTTCTGTATGTTTCTTTAGTTTTATATGACTTCCTGTTTGGGAAACCATCTGAAATCCACCTTTGTAAAGCATTTTACAGATTTTATGCCCTGAGAGGTTTGGTAGTTTCTGGGTTCCCATGTATCTCTACATCCAGCAAGCGGATTGTATTAGACTGATAATTATTAGAAGGAATATCTGATTTAAATTCTTTTTCTTTATCCTGTAAAATTAAAGATACTGCATAACGCATTATTTTATCTGCATGTTCTTTTTGAACGTCTTCATCTTCTAAATACAACTGCAGTGCTTCTTTAGCATTGTTCAATGCTTCTTCTTCTGTTTTACCCTGACTTCCTACACAAAAAACAGGGCAAATAGCAATGAATAAAGAATCTTCTTTGGTAAGTTCTATTGGTAGTTCAAGTTTAATAATCACTTTTCTACCTCCTTATTACAAATATGGCATTTAATATATAAATATTTTTAATTTAATCAAATTAATTGAAAATAAGGAAGAATTATAAAACCCCCTGCAGCACCAATTACAGCACATCTTCCACCGCTTGAAAGCATGTAATACATCAGTTCTAAAAACAAAATTTCGGTTTTTGTGGTCATAATTTCGAAATTATCGCTG containing:
- a CDS encoding type II toxin-antitoxin system HicB family antitoxin — encoded protein: MIIKLELPIELTKEDSLFIAICPVFCVGSQGKTEEEALNNAKEALQLYLEDEDVQKEHADKIMRYAVSLILQDKEKEFKSDIPSNNYQSNTIRLLDVEIHGNPETTKPLRA